From Vibrio tritonius, the proteins below share one genomic window:
- a CDS encoding MFS transporter, translated as MLDSFAVGILLPVLPFIVLDLGENAFWVGALFSIQFIGGALGSPILGKLSDSIPRVALLILSLACIALGNWALLWASSVFVLFAVRAVVGFMSSNLVIFESIISEISSDDDRSAGLARLRIGSTIGLILGPAFAVVVGQMSFVDPHTDMIIVASAVSSVIPFIIALTFKGEITKLHASHSSRLPYSKVFKTFRSNAQVRDFSLIKMLVAVCFGLIMAVVPVWSEQVLGWTSTEVSNLMLTFGLSLLSVQIFIAFGKAKWLNSMAALVIACFIVIPGLALAIFWSSGWSLIILSSVTGLSSAVVNITVPATISRLSYGNVGVMLGLMSTVVLIGSTAGPMIFGLVYDYFGYGWSLFCGLISAAYATCLAIKHSRRVEVAPTLSQEQA; from the coding sequence ATGTTGGATTCATTTGCTGTAGGAATCCTTTTGCCAGTATTGCCATTTATAGTATTGGACTTGGGGGAAAATGCTTTTTGGGTTGGTGCACTATTTAGTATTCAGTTTATTGGTGGAGCGCTAGGCTCACCAATTCTAGGTAAGCTGTCAGATAGCATCCCTCGGGTTGCGTTGTTGATATTGAGCTTAGCTTGTATCGCCTTGGGAAATTGGGCACTACTTTGGGCTTCCTCCGTGTTTGTGTTATTTGCTGTTCGAGCTGTTGTAGGATTTATGAGCTCGAATTTGGTGATTTTTGAGTCAATAATTTCAGAAATTTCATCTGATGATGACAGAAGTGCTGGATTAGCCAGACTACGTATCGGTTCTACAATTGGCCTTATCCTCGGGCCAGCATTTGCTGTAGTGGTAGGCCAAATGAGCTTCGTCGATCCTCATACGGATATGATTATTGTTGCTTCGGCAGTTAGTTCAGTTATTCCTTTTATTATCGCTCTTACTTTCAAAGGTGAAATAACCAAGCTTCACGCATCGCACAGTAGCCGTCTACCTTATTCTAAGGTGTTTAAAACTTTCCGCAGTAATGCACAAGTTCGAGATTTCTCGTTAATTAAAATGCTCGTAGCGGTCTGTTTTGGGTTGATTATGGCTGTTGTCCCCGTATGGTCAGAACAAGTTCTGGGATGGACGTCGACAGAAGTATCAAATTTGATGCTTACATTTGGTTTATCCCTATTGTCAGTGCAAATCTTTATCGCGTTTGGCAAAGCAAAATGGTTGAACAGTATGGCTGCATTGGTTATTGCATGTTTTATTGTAATTCCGGGGCTAGCATTGGCTATATTTTGGTCGAGCGGCTGGTCTTTAATCATTCTAAGTAGTGTGACTGGTCTTAGTTCAGCGGTGGTTAATATCACTGTACCTGCCACGATTAGCCGACTGAGTTACGGCAATGTTGGAGTCATGTTAGGCCTTATGTCTACAGTTGTGTTGATTGGTAGTACTGCAGGGCCAATGATATTTGGTTTGGTTTATGACTACTTTGGCTACGGATGGAGCCTGTTCTGTGGCCTGATTTCAGCAGCTTATGCTACTTGCCTTGCTATAAAGCATTCTCGCAGAGTTGAAGTCGCTCCAACTTTGTCGCAAGAGCAAGCTTAA
- a CDS encoding non-ribosomal peptide synthetase, with translation MQDLELTQSNLPERLPLSTDQYRIWFLHQLDGSLNHFNINFAFNIEGPLNLDSLHSALTDLARRHETMRTSFLSQDGVPYLNVAPESDYQADMPVYELDATQWGDSGELDKHIRDEFNKLGKEPFKLDRDHMFRVTVYKLSETSFRMLFTIHHIIADFDSLKLLLKELFHCYRVRVKGDVEPLMPLTVQYSDYAFWQNERLRSGKLDGQLKYWQEELSGELPVLRMPMDRPRGVMATNNGATKRITFSQTLTDKLTELSKQNSVTLFITLISAYQVLLHKYTKQEDINIGTPITTRNQEELKDLVGLFINTLVLKSDLTGDPSFLELLQRNRKIAFSAFSRQDIPYEKLVSELNPDRNLNYNLFFQTMVMFLEPDNHDMEMVPGVSVSPFEIDKKTTTFELTLSFSYVGTALTLLVDYNTDLYNESTIAYLLTRFEYLLDELTNSPSKPIKSVNLLKPSEREEMLAAYSGTQTERLGCETFNTIWAKRVEDTPDLVAIVEGNTSLTYRQVDDKVSLLARKLVGQGVSAGSLIPVVANRNIDMVVAFLAVLKCGAAYVPLNPSHPVERLANIVAQTKSRLVILTQENSEITSAVACPTVSVKTLMEAPMGTAEVVDSIQHPLDLAYVIFTSGSTGSPKGVMVSHDSIVNHCENMVERFELNSFDRVLQFTAPSFDVSVQEIFPTLMQGAALVLWDQDGIEGTETFFSWLEDKKVSVLNLTTAHWHNLVADATHDNLNFPESLKLVIVGGEKASVATLRDWSSMVEGKIRWINDYGLTETTVTATMYEHSNSTFEADSVPIGTPLNNVSIYVLDEQMNPVPRGIYGDIYIGGRGVAMGYYGNPELTKEKFTKNPFSSGRIFNTGDVGRINLDGSLEFDSRNDLQVKIRGNRVELEEIEKHLMMLDNVKKVFLRVCSAKNNGQKSIAAYLVLSTQTVGASEIKERLSQILPDYMVPSSFVVMDDFPLTSHGKVDQKQLPEPNMLEVRTTEQYIAPVTETEQKIALLWADLLGREQIGRASSFFDIGGDSLIATTLISRLKSECGINIPLRLLFEHPKLQDLAGYLDQHTLPTNSEKQNLIKLQTAGEGTPLFYVHPVGGTVSCYFGLSRRLGQSHPFYALQAHAMTYEDYSFKTVEHMAELYLEEIRAVQPHGPYRLGGWSMGGFIAYEIACLLKAQGEEVIELSMIDTYLTKTRVADEKIVMFNFVLQLAALPGKSVSEEYLLSWQDKTFEFEDVCTELRKLNLIPEETPDDYILHLFNVYMATVEAFKKYDPNPEAPIDVNQAVLFRAHDSHEEQGIWPKLVNNVELHHINADHFGIVHHPEVSEVISRISRVSNMEVTK, from the coding sequence ATGCAAGATCTAGAGCTTACCCAGTCAAACCTTCCCGAAAGGTTACCATTATCTACCGATCAATACCGAATTTGGTTCTTACACCAATTAGATGGCTCATTGAATCACTTTAATATCAACTTTGCGTTCAATATTGAAGGCCCCCTCAACCTAGACTCTTTACACTCGGCGTTAACCGACTTGGCACGACGACACGAAACCATGCGAACATCATTTCTTTCACAAGATGGTGTGCCTTATTTAAATGTTGCGCCGGAAAGTGACTATCAAGCAGACATGCCTGTTTATGAACTTGACGCAACACAATGGGGTGACTCTGGAGAGTTGGATAAACATATAAGAGACGAGTTCAACAAATTAGGCAAAGAGCCGTTTAAACTCGATCGGGACCATATGTTTCGAGTGACAGTATATAAATTGTCAGAAACCAGCTTTCGCATGCTTTTTACTATTCATCATATTATTGCTGACTTTGATTCTCTGAAGCTCCTTTTAAAAGAGCTATTTCATTGTTACAGAGTTAGAGTTAAAGGTGATGTAGAGCCTTTGATGCCTCTAACTGTGCAGTATTCTGACTATGCTTTTTGGCAAAATGAAAGGTTACGCAGTGGAAAGCTTGATGGGCAACTGAAGTATTGGCAGGAAGAGTTATCAGGTGAACTGCCTGTCCTGCGAATGCCAATGGATCGCCCTCGTGGAGTAATGGCTACCAATAATGGTGCGACAAAGCGTATAACTTTTAGTCAAACGTTAACAGATAAGTTAACAGAATTGAGTAAACAGAATTCTGTCACGTTGTTTATTACACTTATTTCGGCGTATCAAGTACTGCTGCATAAATACACGAAACAAGAAGACATTAACATTGGTACACCAATCACAACCCGTAACCAGGAAGAACTAAAAGATTTAGTTGGTTTGTTTATTAACACCCTAGTATTGAAGTCTGATCTTACAGGTGACCCCAGTTTTCTCGAGCTGTTACAGCGAAACCGGAAAATAGCGTTCAGTGCGTTTTCTCGTCAAGATATTCCTTATGAAAAGTTGGTATCCGAGCTTAATCCTGATCGTAACCTAAATTACAACCTATTTTTTCAAACCATGGTGATGTTTCTCGAGCCGGATAATCACGATATGGAGATGGTTCCTGGTGTGTCTGTATCGCCGTTTGAAATAGACAAAAAGACGACAACTTTTGAACTTACTCTGTCTTTCTCATATGTCGGTACGGCTTTGACACTGTTGGTTGACTACAACACAGACCTTTACAATGAATCGACAATTGCTTACCTGTTGACTCGCTTTGAATACTTGCTCGATGAGCTGACGAATTCGCCAAGTAAACCTATCAAATCTGTCAATTTACTTAAGCCGAGCGAAAGAGAAGAAATGCTTGCAGCCTATTCTGGGACTCAAACAGAACGGCTTGGGTGCGAAACGTTTAATACTATCTGGGCGAAGCGTGTAGAAGATACACCCGACTTAGTTGCAATTGTTGAGGGTAATACATCACTGACATATCGTCAGGTCGATGACAAGGTTTCTTTGCTGGCGAGAAAACTTGTGGGGCAGGGAGTGAGCGCAGGTTCTCTGATTCCCGTTGTAGCCAATAGAAACATTGATATGGTTGTCGCGTTTTTGGCTGTTCTCAAGTGCGGTGCTGCTTACGTTCCTTTGAATCCTTCTCACCCAGTTGAGAGACTTGCCAATATTGTTGCTCAAACCAAATCCAGACTTGTGATCTTGACGCAAGAGAATAGTGAGATTACGTCAGCAGTAGCGTGTCCTACAGTAAGTGTGAAAACACTCATGGAAGCGCCGATGGGTACGGCTGAAGTTGTGGATTCGATTCAGCATCCTCTTGATTTAGCTTATGTAATTTTTACCTCGGGTTCTACTGGTAGCCCTAAAGGGGTAATGGTCAGCCATGATAGTATAGTTAACCATTGTGAAAACATGGTGGAACGATTTGAATTAAACTCCTTTGACAGAGTGCTCCAATTTACTGCACCAAGTTTCGATGTATCTGTTCAAGAAATTTTTCCAACTCTCATGCAGGGTGCGGCGCTTGTTCTATGGGATCAGGACGGTATTGAAGGTACAGAGACCTTCTTTAGCTGGCTGGAAGACAAAAAAGTAAGTGTTCTTAATTTAACTACTGCACATTGGCATAACCTAGTCGCAGATGCCACCCATGACAATTTGAATTTTCCTGAATCGCTCAAGCTTGTCATCGTTGGCGGTGAAAAAGCTTCCGTTGCAACGTTGCGAGATTGGTCGTCAATGGTGGAAGGTAAAATTCGTTGGATTAATGACTATGGTCTGACCGAAACAACAGTTACAGCAACCATGTATGAGCATTCAAATTCGACGTTTGAAGCGGATTCAGTGCCTATTGGTACCCCGCTTAACAACGTATCTATCTACGTACTGGATGAGCAAATGAATCCTGTCCCAAGAGGAATTTACGGTGATATATACATTGGAGGGCGTGGTGTTGCGATGGGTTATTATGGTAATCCTGAGCTTACTAAAGAGAAATTTACAAAAAATCCATTTTCAAGCGGGCGCATCTTCAATACAGGCGATGTAGGTCGCATTAATTTGGATGGTTCACTGGAATTCGATAGTCGTAATGATCTTCAAGTCAAAATTCGAGGGAATAGAGTAGAACTAGAAGAGATTGAGAAGCACCTAATGATGTTAGACAACGTCAAAAAGGTTTTCCTTCGAGTATGTAGCGCGAAAAATAATGGGCAGAAATCAATTGCAGCCTACCTAGTGCTAAGTACGCAAACTGTTGGAGCTTCTGAAATCAAGGAGAGATTGAGTCAAATCTTACCTGATTATATGGTGCCTTCTAGTTTTGTGGTGATGGACGACTTTCCACTAACCTCACATGGTAAAGTTGACCAAAAACAGCTACCAGAGCCGAATATGTTGGAGGTTCGTACTACTGAGCAATATATAGCCCCTGTAACCGAAACAGAGCAAAAAATCGCTTTGTTATGGGCTGATCTATTAGGTAGAGAACAGATCGGTAGAGCTTCATCCTTTTTTGATATCGGTGGTGATTCTCTGATTGCTACAACATTGATCAGTCGATTGAAATCAGAGTGCGGCATTAATATTCCACTTCGGCTGCTATTTGAGCATCCCAAGCTTCAAGATTTAGCAGGCTATTTAGACCAACATACTCTCCCTACTAATAGTGAAAAGCAGAACTTAATCAAGCTTCAAACAGCTGGAGAAGGAACGCCTTTATTTTATGTTCATCCGGTTGGGGGCACCGTGAGTTGTTACTTCGGGCTTAGTCGTCGTTTAGGTCAGTCTCACCCATTCTATGCTTTGCAGGCACATGCAATGACCTATGAGGATTATAGCTTTAAAACCGTTGAGCATATGGCCGAACTGTACCTAGAGGAGATTCGTGCTGTTCAGCCTCATGGTCCTTACCGGTTAGGTGGATGGTCAATGGGTGGTTTTATTGCCTATGAGATTGCTTGCTTATTAAAGGCTCAGGGAGAAGAAGTTATTGAGCTATCAATGATTGACACTTACTTAACTAAAACGCGTGTCGCTGATGAAAAAATAGTGATGTTCAACTTTGTTCTCCAGTTGGCCGCATTGCCGGGCAAATCGGTCAGTGAAGAATACTTACTTAGCTGGCAAGACAAAACGTTCGAATTTGAAGACGTTTGTACAGAGCTACGCAAGCTCAACCTAATTCCGGAAGAGACTCCAGATGATTACATTCTTCATCTATTTAATGTGTATATGGCCACCGTTGAAGCATTCAAGAAGTACGATCCTAACCCAGAAGCGCCAATTGACGTTAATCAAGCCGTACTGTTTAGGGCGCATGATTCTCATGAGGAGCAAGGGATCTGGCCCAAGCTAGTCAACAATGTAGAACTACATCATATTAATGCTGACCACTTTGGAATTGTTCATCACCCTGAGGTTTCAGAGGTTATTAGCAGAATTAGTCGTGTATCAAATATGGAAGTTACAAAATAA
- a CDS encoding sterol desaturase family protein produces the protein MEIVLKVIGYFFLWTLYSYICHVIAHVRFKYNFLQYFHMKHHAYNYDDTFWPPWHDYFFWFGDFRSSMDVYFTFTLPLIVLTFFDPVPGAILLAFHYVYEVFLSRTVLDHNPKITGKITRFIPIGSFHLKHHTNVRCNFSFYITLWDYLFKTDEKAVKVKRQNRRLKASQAS, from the coding sequence ATGGAAATTGTATTAAAAGTAATAGGGTATTTTTTTCTATGGACCTTATATTCATATATATGTCACGTGATAGCTCATGTCCGTTTCAAATATAACTTCTTACAGTATTTTCACATGAAGCATCACGCTTACAATTATGACGATACATTTTGGCCACCTTGGCATGACTATTTTTTTTGGTTCGGTGATTTTCGTTCATCTATGGATGTATATTTTACCTTCACTTTGCCATTAATTGTACTGACATTCTTTGATCCAGTCCCAGGAGCAATCCTTTTGGCATTTCACTATGTTTATGAAGTATTCCTCAGCCGAACGGTATTAGATCATAATCCTAAAATTACTGGAAAAATAACGCGCTTTATACCTATTGGTTCATTTCACTTGAAGCACCATACCAATGTTCGTTGTAATTTTTCTTTCTACATAACGTTGTGGGACTACTTATTTAAAACGGATGAAAAGGCAGTAAAGGTGAAACGTCAGAACCGTCGCCTGAAAGCATCACAAGCATCGTAA
- a CDS encoding MupA/Atu3671 family FMN-dependent luciferase-like monooxygenase: protein MPSIQDKLNSLTPEQREKLLQKARNKRASEQAEDKAQPTINACDMDFSLIFFSGNGSSNEPNKYELLIKAAKFADVNGFSAVITPERHLQPVGGLFPNPSVLSSALAMVTERIQLRAGSVIIPLHNPIRVAEEWSLVDNLSNGRAAISLATGWHPADYILAPELYEDRRQVTFDNVDLIRRLWEGEKVSTKDITGNTVEVQTLPRPIQPTLPMFLTSSGNPETWKKAGEMGMNVLCSLTNHSFESLQENITLYREAREQSGHDPQTGIVSTMVHTFVGKTNEEVKGKVKEPLRGFLNDYINQNDTLNPFKDKNQAVRDVIDNEREALISYAFEKHFSQTSMMGSKQKCISMVEKLHALGVNEIACLIDFGLGQEDIMQGLVELADMKSVFAPVQASLSAEIA from the coding sequence ATGCCAAGTATACAAGACAAACTGAATAGCCTAACGCCTGAACAGCGCGAAAAGTTACTACAAAAAGCAAGAAACAAAAGGGCATCAGAGCAAGCTGAAGACAAAGCACAGCCCACGATAAATGCCTGTGATATGGACTTTTCGCTTATTTTCTTTTCCGGGAACGGTTCAAGTAATGAACCCAACAAATATGAGCTGTTAATTAAAGCAGCAAAATTTGCCGATGTTAATGGTTTTAGTGCTGTTATTACACCGGAGCGTCATTTACAGCCTGTAGGTGGGTTATTTCCAAACCCTTCTGTATTGAGCTCAGCACTAGCAATGGTCACCGAACGAATACAGTTGCGTGCAGGTAGTGTAATTATTCCATTACATAACCCTATCAGAGTAGCCGAAGAGTGGTCTTTGGTTGATAATTTGTCTAATGGACGTGCCGCGATCTCTTTGGCGACTGGCTGGCACCCGGCAGATTACATTCTGGCCCCTGAATTATACGAAGATCGACGCCAGGTAACATTTGACAATGTGGATCTCATTCGTCGCCTATGGGAAGGAGAGAAAGTCTCAACTAAGGACATTACTGGGAATACCGTAGAGGTTCAAACCTTGCCACGTCCTATTCAGCCAACACTACCTATGTTCTTAACGTCCAGTGGTAACCCTGAAACTTGGAAAAAAGCTGGCGAAATGGGCATGAACGTACTGTGTTCATTGACTAACCATTCTTTTGAAAGCTTACAGGAAAATATCACCTTATATCGTGAAGCACGAGAGCAGAGTGGTCATGATCCTCAAACGGGTATTGTCTCAACAATGGTGCATACATTTGTGGGTAAAACGAATGAAGAAGTGAAAGGCAAAGTAAAAGAACCTCTTCGTGGATTTTTGAACGACTATATAAACCAAAACGATACGTTGAACCCATTTAAGGATAAGAACCAGGCTGTTAGAGATGTTATTGATAATGAGCGTGAGGCATTGATTAGTTACGCATTTGAAAAACATTTTTCGCAAACATCCATGATGGGTTCCAAGCAGAAATGCATTTCCATGGTTGAAAAGCTCCATGCATTAGGCGTTAACGAAATTGCGTGTTTGATCGATTTCGGTCTAGGTCAGGAAGATATTATGCAAGGGTTAGTTGAGTTAGCAGACATGAAGTCTGTATTTGCACCTGTTCAGGCCAGTTTGAGCGCTGAAATAGCATAA